The Coffea arabica cultivar ET-39 chromosome 1e, Coffea Arabica ET-39 HiFi, whole genome shotgun sequence genome has a window encoding:
- the LOC140021272 gene encoding large ribosomal subunit protein uL23-like: MAPKADTTKKLDTKAQAAKVAKFVKSGTTFKKKAKKIRTKGTFHRPKTLKKDGNAKYPRISAPPRNKLDHYQILKYPLTTESAMKKIEDNNTMVFIVYIRVDKKKIKDAVKKMYDIQTKKVNTLIRPDGTKKAYVRLTPDCDALDVANKIGII; the protein is encoded by the coding sequence ATGGCTCCTAAAGCTGACACCACAAAAAAGCTTGATACAAAGGCTCAGGCAGCCAAGGTTGCCAAATTTGTCAAATCTGGGACAACTTTTAAGAAGAAAGCCAAGAAGATCCGGACCAAAGGTACATTCCATCGTCCTAAGACATTGAAAAAGGACGGGAACGCGAAGTACCCACGCATCAGTGCTCCTCCTAGGAATAAGTTGGACCATTATCAGATTCTCAAATATCCTTTGACTACTGAATCTGCCATGAAAAAGATTGAAGATAACAATACCATGGTATTCATAGTTTACATCCGTGTTGATAAGAAGAAAATCAAAGATGCAGTGAAGAAGATGTACGacatacagaccaagaaagtgaacactttgatcaggcctgatggaacaaagaaagcatatgttcggtTGACTCCAGACtgcgatgctttggatgtggcaaacaagattggaataatataa